CAATTATGAGCACGGTCTCGTACTTACTAAATAACTCCTTTAATTCATCAACGATCCTAACCTTCTTCTCTGGGTAGGGCTTTGTCCTAACGTATGTACGCTTAAACACTGGTTGTGAAGCCATATCAGCAAGAAACCGTTCAAAACATGCACTTAATTAATTTTTCTTCAGATGGAGATTATGGATTATGTGATGCTTATTAATGCGTATTGATGGTCTCTACATTTACTTAGTTGATAACGGGGAAAAGGTTATCGGCGGTCCCATGGTTAGTTTAACACTTACAGAGCCTAGTTGTTCGGGTCTAACCTTCTTTAATACTTCATCAATTACGGTCGCTATATTCTCAGCAACCTGCTTTGGATCCATATTCTCGGTGCCAACCTTACACATGACCTGTGGTTGATCCTTAACCCTAATCCTAATGCTCCTCTTTAATCTATCAATCACGGCCTTAATATCAGCATTGGGTTGAACAACCTCTGGCATTTTATTTCTAGGACCAAGTATTTGCCCCATGACTCTACCGATTAATACCATTAGGTCTGGGGTGGCTATGAAATAATCATAGGAAGCGGCCAGCTTCCTAATTTCCTTCTTATTACCTGCTAATTTCTCGATATCCTCCCTGGTGAGTATTGCGTCGGCCTTAGCCTCCTTAGCCGCCAGTACCATTGCGCCCGTGGCCATCACGCAGACCTTAGGCTCCTTACCCTGTAGCGGGTGAGGTAATGTAACAGTTATGTTAAATTTATTGGCCTGGTTCTTCACATCAAAGTCCTTAAACCTAATTATTAATTCATACGTCTGCTCAAACCTTCTCCTCTTCGCCTTGGCCTTGGCCTCCGTAACTGCCTTCACCATTGCATCAAGGTTGAAGCTCATAATCGCGTACTGTAAAAGAAACCCCTTATTAAAGCATTTTTCCCTACTTACTGGGCAAATTTTAAGGATGTTCACTATGGCCTTATTAACCAGGTCCTATGTTATAACCTACCTTCCTGTTTAAGTAGTTCCTCATATTTAGATATTATATTATCAAAGGAACCAGTTTCTAGTTCCTTCAAGGTTTGTTTCGGGTCCTTACCGTTAATTGTTATACCAATGCTCCTGCAGGCACTTATCACTTGTTTAAGGGCGTTCTTGAAATTCTTACTCCTTAGCTCCTCCCACTTTATGTAGGCTATCTCGGCAAGTTTCTCAATACTTATATCGCCAATTAACTCCTTAACTGCTTGGTGACTCCCTGTATCCTTACCAACGGCCTTCATTATTAAATCAGCGAGTGATGGAAGTTCTGGCTTTACTTCAAAGTTCTTTGTATCTTCGTCTACCTCAATTTCAACAAACACATTATTAATGCCATAATTAGCGAGTATCTTCGTCTTTTTATTAATCTCCTCAGTAACCTTACCCACATCAACTCCATACTGGCTTAATTGCTGAACCGCAGGACCGCCTGCCTTACCCGGCGCAATAGCTATCTTAACTACTTTCTTCGCCATATCGTAGGACCCGCCTAATGTAGGTATTTAACGTTTTTGCTATTATTACTTACTTTCAACTTTCCTAACACCCTTAATATTCACGATAATAGGCATTGTGCTTGATGAGTCAAGTAACTCCAGGTAAACCTGACCTCTCTGTCTATCAATGTCCACGACCTTACCCCTATAACCCTTAAACGGCTCAACAATTATCTCAACAACATCACCAACATTAATCTCCACAGGCTTCGCCAAACTGCTCACTATTTCATCAATACTCATGACGCCTCTAACCATACCCCTATAATGCTTAATTCCCGTAGCCAGATCCTGTATTTCATACGGCATGGAACCCTCAACAAAAACAAATCCCTTAAGTGTAGGTAGAACAACTATTGCGGAAATCCTAACCTTATCAAGGCCCTTATGCTCAGCCCTAGCCTTGAGCATGAAGGCCACATTATACTCCTGATTACCCACAGCCCTAAGGGCATAAGCCCTACAGCTCATCTGTTCTGTATTGCTCATTAACTTCCCCTAAGTCCAATAGGTTATAAAACTTGCCTAGCCGTTCTGCGGATTTATGGATGTTTATGAGTACTTATGATGACTTAGCAACATAAATCACCTATTATCTTTTTCGTTCATTAGATCCTGATTTCCTTGATTTTAAAGTACTTTAGTTAGTAAACCTGGGTCCTAAGCCAGGAGGGATTAATGCCTTTATTTACGGCCAAGACCTCTCGTACTTAGTAATACCAGTATAAGCATTACGGCCAGTATTATGATTATTGTAAGTATAATAATTAGATTAAGTGGATATGGCAGGCTAAAGTTGGCGCTACTCGTTAAATACTGCTGGGCAACACTAAATAGGAATGAGTAAACCCCCAAAATTGCTACTATTAATGAGCCTAGCTTAAGAATAATCATGTAATTGCTCCTGGTGGGCTTCTTGGCAACCTTGAATATCCAGGCTATTGTACTTAACCAATTCACTATTTTCTTACTCCAACTTTCGTGACTCATTACATGGATTGTGAATAACCAGTATTATAAAGCCTTTTCTAGCCATAATTATAGGATTAATTGCCTAAAGAATTCCATTTTATTAAACGGCCTTAGATCATCGTATCCTTGCCCAACGCCCAGGAAGTAAATGGGCTTCTTGAGTTCGTATAGGAAGGTCAGTATGGCACCACCCTTTGGATACGCATCAACCTTAGTGACTATTAAGCCATCAATCCTCACGTACTTACTGTAGTATTTAGCGATATCTAGGGCTTCATTGCCGAGTAGTGCGTCGGCTATGAATATTGACAGGTCCGGCCTACTAACCCTCTGTATCTTACTTAATTCATTCATTAGGTTTATGTCAGTATGCATCCTACCTGCCGTATCAATCATTACGTAATCAATACTCCTAACCTTAGCGTGACTTATGGCGTCATAGGCAACCGCGGCTGGGTCTGAACCATAACTATGCTTTATAACCCTAACACCAAGCTTGGTTGCATGCCCCTCTAATTGCTCAATGGCCCCAGCCCTGTAGGTATCCGCAGCAGCCCAAACAGCCGTATAACCCCTTCTCATTAATTGATATGTTATCTTAGCTATTGTCGTTGTTTTTCCATAACCGTTAGGACCCAGGAATAGAAGAACTACGGGCTTCTTATTTTGAAGGATTCTCGTGACTTCACCCATGAAATCTACATCAGGTATATCATTAAATAACTTATTCATTACATCAAGAATTCCATTCCTAATCATTGATTCCTTATCACCAAACCTAGGCACCTTAATTCCCCTCAAGTAATTAATTATTGCATCACATATTGCATCAGCGACATCAACAGCCACATCAGACTCAACAAGCTGCATGAATAGCTCGTCACGAATTTCACTAAGTTTATCTTCACTTAATTCCGTGGTTGTTATCGAATTCACTATTGTGTTTGTGAATGATTTAAAGGCATTTTTCAACTTATCAAACATTAAGTAACACCTTATTGCGTAGGTTGTTGCTGCCTAACAGCTGCGCTGATATAGAGTAGGAAGTTATCAATATCCGTTATCCTCTTGGTTATATCGGCTGATTGAGAATCAAGTTTTGACTTTAAGTCTTCAAACTCCTTAATCCTTTCATCAATGTAATTAATAGCGTATGGAATATCCATCTCAATTACGAAATTGGCACCAACACTAACCAGAACCTTCTCGCCCTGAGCTGGCGAAGCCCTGATGAAAATACCTCCACCAACTCCAGCATATGTATCCTGAACCTCACCCTTATTTAATAATGTCAGCATGTCCTTGGCGCTCCTTAATTCATTTATTGATTGTGTTATTAATGCGAGGTTCTGTCTAATAACATCAAGTAGCGCTGCTAGGGAATTTCTCTCCTCAATTAACCTCTCAATATCCTCCCTCGTTATTACTATTCGCTGTGGTTGTTGAGACATTGACCAATTCACCACTTAATTAATGATTCCATTGATAATAATTGTAAAATATCATTACGTTTAATCTCATCCTTACTTATCTCCTTAACATCCTCAATCCTAATCATACTCCTCTTCAACTTATGCCTACTCCCTAACTCGCTATACGCTATCTCTACAGCCTCACTCGGCTTTGTAGCTATCAACTCCAGCGAAAATTTCTGCCACTGCATACCAATCCTCATACGTCCTACAACCTTGTAAATCCTAATCGACACGTGAAGCATTTAGGCATGAAATATTTAATCTTTTCCCAATATGTTTTTAAAGAAGTGCTGCCCATATTAATTAGGTGATTGGTTATGGTCTTAACATGTGACGTTTGCGGTGCGCCAATAGAGGGTGAACCCGTTATTGTGGAAATTGATGGCGCCGTATTAACACTATGCCAGAGGTGCGCCCGTAAGTACGTAGGTGTTAAGGGCGTTAAGGTGATTAAGGGCTTGTCACAGGTCCAGGTAACGCAACAACCAATGACTATAGTTAGGCATGAGTCTAGGAGAGGTGTTACGTATAGAATTAATAAGCCGAGGATTAATGCTGATAAGTACGAGGTTATTGATAACTATGCTGAGTTAATTAGGGAGGCTAGGGAAAGCCTTGGTATGAGTAGGGACGTATTGGCTAAGGTCATTGGGGTTAAGGAGAGTATTTTAAAGAGGATTGAGGATGGCCAATTAATACCGGATATTGAACTCGCTAGAAAGCTTGAGAAGGTTCTCGGTATCAGCCTATTAAAGGAGGCTGAGGATGTAGGCATGGAAACTCAGAAACCTGTTAGCAAGTCTTTAACCTTAGGTGATGTGGTAACCCTTCGTGAGAAAAATAAAGAGAGACAGTAGGGATTCACATCTTTAGTCTCCTTAATTACGGGGTAGCCAGTATATTTACCACTTAAAATGGTCGTTGTGGCAATAGTTTTAAATAACGAATCAAGCCAAAATGCCTTAGTGAGTAGTAATAGGGCCAGAGCCTTATTGCTTATTGCTGATGATGTTGGGGAGAATAGGATTAGGGAATTTCAATTGCTAAGTGAAGCTGGTGGTTATGAAGTTATTAATACGGTAATACAGAGGAGAAGACCTGACACACGTTATTACCTAGGCATTGGTAAGTTAAGCGAGGTTGAGTCGCTTATTGATTCGTTTAAGCCCGACGTGGTTATCACGTATCATCAGTTAAACCCAATACAGTACGTTAACCTTGAGCGTAGGTTAAGGACTAGGGTGATGGATCGGGTACTGCTAATACTCGAGATTTTTGGAAGGAGGGCTGGTAGTAAGGAGGCTAAGCTTCAGATAGAATTAACTAGGCTTAGGCTTGAGATTCCAAGGGTTAGGGAGTTCATTAGGCTTGCCAAGATGGGTGAGCAGATTGGGTTTTATGGTGGTGGTGAGTACGCTATTGAGGCCTATTATAGGTATATGATGAGGCGTATTGCGCATATTAGGAGAGAATTGAATGCCATCAAGAGAAGGAGAGAGTCTCTTGTGATTAGGAGGAAGGATTATGGATTACCACAAGTCGCCCTTACTGGCTATACATCCGCTGGCAAGACAACATTATTTAATCGACTGACTAAGGAGAATAAGTATGTTGATGGTAAACCCTTCGCAACACTGGATACTTATTCAAGGCTTGTAAACTTCAATGGGGTTAATGCAATATTGACGGACACTATAGGGTTTATTGATGATATACCACCATTACTCATTGAGTCATTTTACGCAACAATTGCCGAGGTACTTAATGCGGATTTAATACTCTTCATGCTGGATGTCAGTGATGATTACCAGGAATTCTCTAGAAAATTCGTAAGTTCAGCAAAGATATTTAATGATCTAGGGATATCTAGGACTAGTGTTTTACCTATTCTTAATAAAATTGATTTAACCAACGGCATTGATATTACCGATAAACTAAACCTTGTGGAAAGCGAGTTCAGTAATTACGTAATTATATCCGCTAAGGCCGGTATTGGTATTGATGATTTAAAGAATGCAATAAGGAGTAGATTAGAACCCTTAATTATTAGTAAGAAGCGTGAAGGTAGTAAGGAATAAAACTCTTTAGGTTAATGAATCATTAATGGTTGAAGACTTGGAAACATCCTTATTCCTTGAATACGCAAGGAGAAAGATGGCCTTTGAGTATGATAATGAGGAGGTAGGTGAATTAGCCGTTAAGATACTAAGTACATTAATAGAGAGGAATGAGGCAATACCTGATGAAACCCTCGCCCTAATACTGGGCATAAGCGCCACGGAGATTAGGAGGGTATTACACGTTATGCATAAGGCAGGCCTTGTCGGCCTTATCCGCGAGTCTACTGATCAGTATAGGTATGAGTATAAGTGGTTCATTAATAAGGACTTCATTAGGAAGTTCCTCATTCAACATATTAATGATGTTGCAGCTAAGCTCATGCGTAGAATAAATACCTTAAGCACAACAACACTCTACATATGCCCAACATGCTTCAGGAGCTACACACTTGATGAGGTTTATGAGTATGACTTTAGGTGTCCAAGGGACGACACGGAATTAGTACAGGCGGATGCCCCCTCGGAAATAGCGTTCCTTACGAGTACTGTTAAGAATTTACGTAGGGAAGAAACTGGATAATCTAAATTTTACAATCTCACAACTTCACCTAAATCAGTACTTACCTTTAGATAATACCCTGGCAGCTGTGATGAGTGGGTGCCATATGGGAGCTGTCGGTGGTGAGTATGACAGGTCAGCAAAGAAAAAGTCGTCAATTACCGCTCCCTTACCTATTAATGCGGCGGCAATATCTATGTAACCAGCAACTATCTTATCAGGCCCAATAATCTGTACACCAAGGACTCTACCACTTGACTCATCCATTGTCATTTTAATACTAACCTGCACACCACCTGGATAGTAATGAGCAGTTGTTCTAGCCTTAATACTCGCTGACACCGGTTTAAATCCCTCCTCCCTAGCCTGCCTCTCGGTTAGTCCTGTCCTAGCAACATATAGACTAAACACCTTAGTCACTGCCGTGCCTAATACACCTGGGAACTTCAGGAACCTACCCTTAACAGCATTCGCACCAGCCACCTGCCCCATCTTATTAGCCGGCGGCGCCAGGGCAATGTACATCCTCTTCCCAGTGATTAGGCTCCAGGTCTCGGCAACATCGCCTGCGGCGTAAACATTCGGTACAGAGGTCTCCATATACTCATTAACCCAAACAGCCCCCGTCTCACCAAGCTTTACACCAGCCTTAACTGCAAGATCCACGTCTGGCCTAACGCCAACACCCATAATCACCTTATCGACATTATACTCACCCTTCTCGGTGACTACCTTGCTCACATGCCCATTAATGCCTTTAAATCCAACAACCTTCTCATTAAGGTGAAGCTCAACGCCATTCCTAGTGAGTTCATCACGAATTAGTTTAGCCATATCCTCGTCAAATGTTGTCGGTAATACATGAGGCATCATTTCAAACAGAAGTATTTTCTTACCGAGGTTCCTAAGTGCCTCAGTAACCTCGAGGCCTATATAACCGCCACCAACCACGGCAACAGTGCTCGCCTTCTCAACCTCCTCCCTCAATTTAGGAGCCTCATGTGGAAGCCTAAGCGTTAATATGCCGTTCAGGTCATGGCCCTCAACGGGGAGCGTTATTGGCTTAGCACCAGTAGCTATTATTAACGTATCCCATTGATACTTAGTGATATCATTACCCTCCTTGGCATACACCACCTGACTCTTCAGATCTATGTCATAGACCTCCGCATTAATCTTAACCACTATCTTTCTCTCCTTAGCGAACTCCTCTGGGGTATATATGGCTAGGTCTTGGGCCTCCTTAACAACGCCGCCAATATAGTATGGTATTCCACAGGGTGCATGACTTATGTATAAACCCTTATCAAGCATTACTATCTCTGCCTCAGGATCAAGTCTTCTAGCCCTAGCAGCCGCTGAAGCACCGGCAGCACCACCACCCACAATAACAATGCGTTTACCCATATATTACCGAAGGCCTATTATGACTTAATTAGCTTTTCCATTATGTTAGTGCTTCATCCACAATTACCATCAAGTCTTTCCAATAATTCATTAATTATCCTCCTGGCAGTTAACAAATGTCTCCTTTTAATAGGGTATTGAATTACTAAATCATTGCCAGTGTTCACCTTATTTGTAACGCCATACTTAATGCACTCGGCCACGTACCTACTCACGTGTGGTGTTAATGTCCATGCTATTAATTCATGAATAATACCATCATCAACCACACTGGGAATTCTTTTCATCATCTCCATAAATGTTAATGCAACTAGGTATTGCTTATCAAGGAGGTAATGAAGGAATTCATGAACCGCAGTATCAATGATATTACTGATGCTATTTACCGTAGGATTCACCTCAATAATGGCGTTGATTATCCTGAGTAAATCCCATATTGATAATGCTATTACTTCATCACCATTTATAGTCATGATCTTACCATAAACAGTTGGATTATGGGTAAGTACTACCCTTGGAGTCTTAATGCTGAATACATTACTTAATATGGAAATTGCCTTTAATACTAACTGGAAGTAAGTGCTTGAATTATTCCTTGCAGTATTTACCTTTTCATCAACATAGTATTCACAGTCACGATTGCATAACACCATTAATTTAGTCATTAATGAGGACTTTGTTCTTATGGTTATGATGTACGTACGATCACGCCCATACCTCATGCTGCTTAGGGATATGTACTTATCAATATTATAATCTCTTAGGAGGGACTTCTCAGTATCTTTAATGATTATGATACGTTCACCTTCATTCGGCATCAACCTAGGGTTACTTGAGCCTAGTAAGTTGAGTATTAGTTCAAGGGTTGATAATGTGATTTTCAATTTAATACGTTGCTTATTGAATAATAATGCTATTGCATTTATTGCCTTAAGATTTGTTGTGAAGTCTTCCTGAAGTTTCCCAGCGTAAGTCCATGATGAATAATTAAGCAGCATGATAATTATCCCTAACGGATCTTACTCTACTTAGCCCAATTAAATGATTTCTTTAATGCATTAATTACTTTTTGCGCAATACTCTAAAAGTGTGAAGCAGTGCGGTTAGGTGCATGTCATTACCAATAATACCCGGAATTAAGCCGCCCTGGATAACTGAGTTAGGTGGTGTGGCCTCTGAGCATCCATTAGCAAGTAAGTTAGGTGTTGATGTGCTTAGTCTCGGTGGTAATGCCATTGACGCTGCAATAACAACATCACTAGCACTGGCTCTTACGCAGCCTCATTTAGGCGGTTTAGGTGGGGATTTCTTTGCCATGGTGTATATAGCCAGGGAGGGGAGGGTTTACTTCATAAACGCCAGTGGTTGGGCACCTAGGAGACTAAGTAGGGAGTTATTATTACAAAGAGGGTTGAATTCAATACCAATAAGAGGGCCATTATCACCAGTGATTCCTGGACTATTGGCGGGGCTCCATGCATTATGGAAGAGATTTGGAACTGATGAGTGGAAATCCCTTGTAAGGCCTGTGGTTGAGACGGCAAAGAGTGGATTCCCAGCAAGCCCAAGCTTCGCTAAAGCCATAGAATTGCTTAGGAATGACATTGCTAAAAACAATGACTTTAAGTCCGTATACCCAATAAACGCTAAGCCCTGGGATATAATAAGGATAGAGCCATTAATTAAAACATTTGAGTTGATAATGGAGTACGGGCCCGACGCATTCTATCGAGGAGAAATAGGTGAAGCTGTTGTTAATTATGTGCAATCCGCCGGTGGTGTTATGGAGATGAGTGATTTAACGGAATATGAGCCTGAGTGGCGTGACCCACTTAGTATTGATTATAAGGGATTGACTATTTACGAATCACCACCCAATACCCAGGGTATAACCACATTAATGATATTGAGGCTTCTTGAGGAGTTAAGGGTTAATGTCGATGCGTGGTCACGTAATAGGATTGAGACTTACCTGGGCATTTACAGGATTGCCTATGAACTTAGAGACTCGTATGTCGGCGATCCAAGGTTTGTTGAAATACCAATTAATAAGCTCCTTGATCCAGGATTCCTGATGTCCGCGTATAAATCAAGAGTTGGCAAGCGATTGAGTGGTTCTGGCGATACCACGTATTTCGTGGTTGTGGATAGGGAGGGTAACGTCGTAAGTGCCATCCAAAGCCTATACCAGCATTTTGGTTCGTTGGTTACTGAGCCCAAGTATGGGATCACACTCAATGATAGAGCCTCGGACTTCTCAATGGATGGGCCGAACGCATTAATGCCCAGAAAGAGGCCACTTCATACATTAAGTACAGTAATAATTACTAGGAATGGAGAACCAAAATACGCACTTGGAACTTCCGGGGCTCATTTCAGGCCACAACAGCATACTTTATTTATAACGAACATGGTTGATCACGGCCTAAGTCCTGTTGAGGCAATCGACGCGCCTAGGTTCCTGTGGGATAGAAAGTCACTAATCATCGAGGAAGGTTACGAAATAACAGGCCTAACAGAACCATACCAAGTAATTAGGTATCCAGGCAGGACCGGCGTGGCCAGTATAGCGGCATTCCTCGATAATGGCAGGAAACTACTCTACACCGACATACGCGGGGATGGATTAGCCCTTGGTCAATAACTCTACGTTAAGTGTTACGAATGTTTAGGGTGTAGAAAATGCTTATAAATAGGATGCTTATCCTATCATCGTATGTCGAGAGGTATTTCAAAGGCGTTGATCATAGGGGTGGCCATAATTATTGCTGTAGTAATAATAGCCGTGTACTACGCTACCCAAGTCCATACGTTAAGGCAGGGTATGTCGAGTATTGGTGTTAACTATCCAATAACAGTGATTGATTACTTGGGCCGTAACATCACAATATACTCACAGCCAAGTAGTGTAGGTACCATAAGCCCTGACTGTACACAAATAATATATGTGCTTGGCTTTGGCAGTAGGGTTATCCTGATCGATGCTTATTCCGAACAACTACTTAATTACCTAAATGTCACAATACCAAGTAATGCCACCACCATTAATTCAATATATGGATCACCACCGATAGAACCAATAATAACTGCACACCCATCACTACTCTGTGCAGATGCTGGTTTCCAGCCACAGCTGGTGCAGAGCATTAGTACATTGAGCGCGGCTAACATTAACGTGATATTCATAGGCGGTACGAGCAATACAAATGTGACTGGCATAGAAAATGACATAATGCTGATGGCCAAGGCGCTTGGGGTTCCAGGTAGGGGTGAGGAGGTGATAAGTCATATGAATAATGTCATTAATTACGTAGAGAGTAAGGTCTCGAATGAGCCTAGGGTTACCGTAGCCTACATATCATGGTATAACCCAATCTATGTTGCAGGTAACTCGTCATTTGTTGGTTACTACATTAATTTAGCCGGTGGTTATGATCCATTCAACGGCATGTACCCCACTGTAAGTCCAAGCCAATTACTCGCGGTCAATCCTGACTATATAATTGTGGATGATTTCATGGGCAACTACACAGCAACTCTTCAGGCAATACTCTCAATACCTGGAATAAACAGTACAAATGCTGTTAAGGAGGATCATATATACATACTTGGTAACTTTGCAGAGAGTCTCATTGAGGAGCCGGGTCCATTATCAGTCTATGGAGCCTTGCTTCTCGCCATGATACTTCATCCAAGCGCCTTCAGTCTTAACTCAACGGCCATACCACATTACATTAGTGCCCAGTGGGTTGATCAGTACGTTAAGCCCAACTTAAATATTACGTTAAGTGATGGGTGATTGCCACGGTCAGTAACCCAATTGTAAAATTCCTTTGGTTATTTATTCCATTATTATCAATCGGTATTATTCTAAATATTTTCATTGGTGAGGTCATTGTACCACTAGGGGCATTGCTGGATCCAACACAGGCATATAGGGTCATAATAATGGATATAAGACTA
This is a stretch of genomic DNA from Vulcanisaeta moutnovskia 768-28. It encodes these proteins:
- a CDS encoding 50S ribosomal protein L1; this encodes MSFNLDAMVKAVTEAKAKAKRRRFEQTYELIIRFKDFDVKNQANKFNITVTLPHPLQGKEPKVCVMATGAMVLAAKEAKADAILTREDIEKLAGNKKEIRKLAASYDYFIATPDLMVLIGRVMGQILGPRNKMPEVVQPNADIKAVIDRLKRSIRIRVKDQPQVMCKVGTENMDPKQVAENIATVIDEVLKKVRPEQLGSVSVKLTMGPPITFSPLSTK
- a CDS encoding 50S ribosomal protein L11; amino-acid sequence: MAKKVVKIAIAPGKAGGPAVQQLSQYGVDVGKVTEEINKKTKILANYGINNVFVEIEVDEDTKNFEVKPELPSLADLIMKAVGKDTGSHQAVKELIGDISIEKLAEIAYIKWEELRSKNFKNALKQVISACRSIGITINGKDPKQTLKELETGSFDNIISKYEELLKQEGRL
- a CDS encoding transcription elongation factor Spt5 — its product is MSNTEQMSCRAYALRAVGNQEYNVAFMLKARAEHKGLDKVRISAIVVLPTLKGFVFVEGSMPYEIQDLATGIKHYRGMVRGVMSIDEIVSSLAKPVEINVGDVVEIIVEPFKGYRGKVVDIDRQRGQVYLELLDSSSTMPIIVNIKGVRKVESK
- the ftsY gene encoding signal recognition particle-docking protein FtsY — encoded protein: MFDKLKNAFKSFTNTIVNSITTTELSEDKLSEIRDELFMQLVESDVAVDVADAICDAIINYLRGIKVPRFGDKESMIRNGILDVMNKLFNDIPDVDFMGEVTRILQNKKPVVLLFLGPNGYGKTTTIAKITYQLMRRGYTAVWAAADTYRAGAIEQLEGHATKLGVRVIKHSYGSDPAAVAYDAISHAKVRSIDYVMIDTAGRMHTDINLMNELSKIQRVSRPDLSIFIADALLGNEALDIAKYYSKYVRIDGLIVTKVDAYPKGGAILTFLYELKKPIYFLGVGQGYDDLRPFNKMEFFRQLIL
- the pfdA gene encoding prefoldin subunit alpha is translated as MSQQPQRIVITREDIERLIEERNSLAALLDVIRQNLALITQSINELRSAKDMLTLLNKGEVQDTYAGVGGGIFIRASPAQGEKVLVSVGANFVIEMDIPYAINYIDERIKEFEDLKSKLDSQSADITKRITDIDNFLLYISAAVRQQQPTQ
- the rpl18a gene encoding 50S ribosomal protein L18Ae, with product MLHVSIRIYKVVGRMRIGMQWQKFSLELIATKPSEAVEIAYSELGSRHKLKRSMIRIEDVKEISKDEIKRNDILQLLSMESLIKW
- a CDS encoding multiprotein bridging factor aMBF1, which codes for MVLTCDVCGAPIEGEPVIVEIDGAVLTLCQRCARKYVGVKGVKVIKGLSQVQVTQQPMTIVRHESRRGVTYRINKPRINADKYEVIDNYAELIREARESLGMSRDVLAKVIGVKESILKRIEDGQLIPDIELARKLEKVLGISLLKEAEDVGMETQKPVSKSLTLGDVVTLREKNKERQ
- the hflX gene encoding GTPase HflX, producing the protein MSSNRARALLLIADDVGENRIREFQLLSEAGGYEVINTVIQRRRPDTRYYLGIGKLSEVESLIDSFKPDVVITYHQLNPIQYVNLERRLRTRVMDRVLLILEIFGRRAGSKEAKLQIELTRLRLEIPRVREFIRLAKMGEQIGFYGGGEYAIEAYYRYMMRRIAHIRRELNAIKRRRESLVIRRKDYGLPQVALTGYTSAGKTTLFNRLTKENKYVDGKPFATLDTYSRLVNFNGVNAILTDTIGFIDDIPPLLIESFYATIAEVLNADLILFMLDVSDDYQEFSRKFVSSAKIFNDLGISRTSVLPILNKIDLTNGIDITDKLNLVESEFSNYVIISAKAGIGIDDLKNAIRSRLEPLIISKKREGSKE
- a CDS encoding transcription factor TFIIE, with the protein product MVEDLETSLFLEYARRKMAFEYDNEEVGELAVKILSTLIERNEAIPDETLALILGISATEIRRVLHVMHKAGLVGLIRESTDQYRYEYKWFINKDFIRKFLIQHINDVAAKLMRRINTLSTTTLYICPTCFRSYTLDEVYEYDFRCPRDDTELVQADAPSEIAFLTSTVKNLRREETG
- a CDS encoding FAD-dependent oxidoreductase, giving the protein MGKRIVIVGGGAAGASAAARARRLDPEAEIVMLDKGLYISHAPCGIPYYIGGVVKEAQDLAIYTPEEFAKERKIVVKINAEVYDIDLKSQVVYAKEGNDITKYQWDTLIIATGAKPITLPVEGHDLNGILTLRLPHEAPKLREEVEKASTVAVVGGGYIGLEVTEALRNLGKKILLFEMMPHVLPTTFDEDMAKLIRDELTRNGVELHLNEKVVGFKGINGHVSKVVTEKGEYNVDKVIMGVGVRPDVDLAVKAGVKLGETGAVWVNEYMETSVPNVYAAGDVAETWSLITGKRMYIALAPPANKMGQVAGANAVKGRFLKFPGVLGTAVTKVFSLYVARTGLTERQAREEGFKPVSASIKARTTAHYYPGGVQVSIKMTMDESSGRVLGVQIIGPDKIVAGYIDIAAALIGKGAVIDDFFFADLSYSPPTAPIWHPLITAARVLSKGKY
- a CDS encoding gamma-glutamyltransferase family protein — encoded protein: MSLPIIPGIKPPWITELGGVASEHPLASKLGVDVLSLGGNAIDAAITTSLALALTQPHLGGLGGDFFAMVYIAREGRVYFINASGWAPRRLSRELLLQRGLNSIPIRGPLSPVIPGLLAGLHALWKRFGTDEWKSLVRPVVETAKSGFPASPSFAKAIELLRNDIAKNNDFKSVYPINAKPWDIIRIEPLIKTFELIMEYGPDAFYRGEIGEAVVNYVQSAGGVMEMSDLTEYEPEWRDPLSIDYKGLTIYESPPNTQGITTLMILRLLEELRVNVDAWSRNRIETYLGIYRIAYELRDSYVGDPRFVEIPINKLLDPGFLMSAYKSRVGKRLSGSGDTTYFVVVDREGNVVSAIQSLYQHFGSLVTEPKYGITLNDRASDFSMDGPNALMPRKRPLHTLSTVIITRNGEPKYALGTSGAHFRPQQHTLFITNMVDHGLSPVEAIDAPRFLWDRKSLIIEEGYEITGLTEPYQVIRYPGRTGVASIAAFLDNGRKLLYTDIRGDGLALGQ
- a CDS encoding ABC transporter substrate-binding protein; translated protein: MSRGISKALIIGVAIIIAVVIIAVYYATQVHTLRQGMSSIGVNYPITVIDYLGRNITIYSQPSSVGTISPDCTQIIYVLGFGSRVILIDAYSEQLLNYLNVTIPSNATTINSIYGSPPIEPIITAHPSLLCADAGFQPQLVQSISTLSAANINVIFIGGTSNTNVTGIENDIMLMAKALGVPGRGEEVISHMNNVINYVESKVSNEPRVTVAYISWYNPIYVAGNSSFVGYYINLAGGYDPFNGMYPTVSPSQLLAVNPDYIIVDDFMGNYTATLQAILSIPGINSTNAVKEDHIYILGNFAESLIEEPGPLSVYGALLLAMILHPSAFSLNSTAIPHYISAQWVDQYVKPNLNITLSDG